A single genomic interval of Streptomyces sp. 1222.5 harbors:
- a CDS encoding DMT family transporter, giving the protein MGSTQKNVMAALTAALLWATAFVAPAAVKPASELLLVTGRYSLFGLCGLYVLIRSRKQLKLMPLRRILFGLYIGFVGYFVFYICVSYSATAGSGFITAVVVGASPITIAVAGNFAEKRMSWSQLIAPVVLILAGINLLSVTDFVQGGGDGAGNSILGIALALGAMLTWSYFVVRNAQSQRTWETRPDPTIWAALVAMGAGGASMVLLPYAIASTPEETFSPYPLFKIITWCVFLGVIGSWWGTYIWVKAAQGIPVPLVGPLLATETIFGAILSLPVEQRTPTWTEIAGALCILAGISVYMVFDVRNVRSKEALSAPDESDAEAVPAATRASR; this is encoded by the coding sequence ATGGGTAGTACACAGAAGAACGTGATGGCCGCGCTGACGGCGGCCCTGCTGTGGGCCACGGCCTTCGTCGCCCCGGCCGCGGTCAAACCCGCGAGCGAGCTCCTGCTGGTGACCGGCCGGTACTCCCTGTTCGGCCTGTGCGGTCTCTACGTGCTGATCAGGAGCCGAAAGCAGCTCAAGCTGATGCCGCTGCGCAGGATCCTCTTCGGGCTGTACATCGGATTCGTCGGCTACTTCGTCTTCTACATCTGCGTGTCCTACTCGGCGACCGCGGGCAGCGGCTTCATCACCGCCGTGGTGGTCGGGGCGTCACCCATCACCATCGCGGTCGCGGGGAACTTCGCCGAGAAGCGGATGTCCTGGAGCCAGCTGATCGCCCCGGTCGTCCTCATTCTCGCCGGCATCAACCTGCTCAGCGTCACCGACTTCGTCCAGGGCGGGGGCGACGGTGCCGGGAACTCCATCCTCGGGATCGCCCTCGCCCTCGGCGCGATGCTGACGTGGTCGTACTTCGTGGTGCGCAACGCCCAGTCGCAGCGCACCTGGGAGACCAGGCCCGACCCCACGATCTGGGCCGCCCTCGTGGCGATGGGGGCCGGCGGCGCGTCGATGGTGCTGCTGCCGTACGCGATCGCCTCCACCCCGGAGGAGACGTTCAGCCCGTACCCGCTCTTCAAGATCATCACGTGGTGCGTCTTCCTGGGCGTCATCGGCTCCTGGTGGGGGACCTACATCTGGGTCAAGGCGGCGCAGGGAATTCCGGTGCCGCTGGTCGGCCCGCTCCTCGCCACGGAGACCATCTTCGGGGCGATCCTCAGCCTTCCGGTGGAACAGCGGACCCCCACCTGGACCGAAATCGCCGGTGCCCTCTGCATTCTCGCCGGAATCTCCGTCTACATGGTCTTCGACGTGAGGAACGTCCGCTCGAAAGAGGCACTTTCCGCCCCCGACGAATCCGACGCGGAGGCCGTTCCCGCGGCCACGCGCGCGAGCCGGTGA
- a CDS encoding PLP-dependent cysteine synthase family protein: protein MDIQSFIGETPLVELKTFDVPADVRIFAKAEFMNPGGSIKDRIVRYIVDDAERRGLIAPGATIVENTSGNTGAAIAMLAATRGYRAVLTMPDKVSKEKRDALRAMGAEVIVCPTSALPDAPDHYVTRARAIHAATPGSFMLNQYDNPLNAEAHFRSTGPEIWDALGDTVTAFVASGSTGGTISGTSRFLKQRKPDVRSVLLDPVGSIYHRYFHDGVVDPGQIAPYFVEGAGEDHLARCMDFSTVDEVLRFSDADAFATCRHLAHREGLVCGGTAGANVWGAVQVARSLSGPAAVVTVLPDSGTKYLSKIYNADWLARNGFETGEVRALEPTL, encoded by the coding sequence ATGGATATCCAGTCGTTCATCGGCGAGACACCCCTCGTCGAGCTGAAGACCTTCGACGTTCCGGCCGACGTGCGGATCTTCGCCAAGGCCGAGTTCATGAATCCGGGCGGCAGCATCAAGGACCGGATCGTCCGGTACATCGTCGACGACGCCGAGCGCCGCGGGCTGATCGCACCGGGCGCGACCATCGTCGAGAACACGTCCGGCAACACCGGGGCGGCCATCGCGATGCTCGCGGCCACGCGTGGCTACCGCGCGGTCCTGACGATGCCCGACAAGGTGAGCAAGGAGAAGCGGGACGCCCTGCGCGCCATGGGGGCGGAGGTGATCGTCTGCCCCACGTCCGCGCTCCCGGACGCGCCGGACCACTACGTGACGCGCGCGAGGGCCATCCACGCCGCCACGCCGGGCTCCTTCATGCTCAACCAGTACGACAACCCCCTCAACGCGGAGGCCCACTTCCGTTCCACGGGCCCCGAGATCTGGGACGCCCTCGGCGACACGGTGACGGCGTTCGTCGCGTCGGGGAGCACCGGCGGCACCATCTCCGGCACCTCGCGCTTCCTCAAGCAGCGGAAACCGGACGTCAGGTCGGTCCTGCTGGACCCCGTCGGCTCCATCTACCACCGCTACTTCCACGACGGCGTCGTCGACCCGGGGCAGATCGCGCCCTACTTCGTCGAGGGCGCCGGCGAGGACCACCTCGCCCGGTGCATGGACTTCTCCACGGTCGACGAGGTGCTCCGGTTCAGCGACGCCGACGCCTTCGCCACCTGCCGGCACCTGGCCCACCGCGAAGGACTCGTCTGCGGCGGCACCGCCGGCGCGAACGTGTGGGGCGCCGTGCAGGTGGCCCGGTCGCTGTCCGGCCCGGCGGCGGTCGTCACCGTGCTCCCGGACAGCGGCACCAAGTACCTGTCCAAGATCTACAACGCGGACTGGCTCGCCCGGAACGGGTTCGAGACCGGCGAGGTCCGTGCACTGGAGCCGACTCTGTAA
- a CDS encoding class II aldolase/adducin family protein gives MKPLYLREDTERQRERLAATARHLHRSGWMPGTSGSVSLRSGDAVLITAHDLDKGRMDARDTVLIDPSEGLPLLGETEWPCAETPVHLALHGYLPDCETVVHVRAAGVTTPAALARGAGHAGPPAAERNLRSGPAGSTPTMLPALPARPDPGRTADEVRAALDGTAAGAPAALLVADTCVFTWGRDLGEALAALDGIEERSRSPLRPGADAPDPAGWTR, from the coding sequence GTGAAGCCCCTCTACCTTCGCGAGGACACCGAGCGGCAGCGGGAACGGCTCGCCGCCACGGCCAGGCACCTGCACCGGAGCGGCTGGATGCCGGGAACGTCCGGCAGTGTGTCCCTGCGCTCCGGCGACGCGGTCCTCATCACGGCACACGACCTCGACAAGGGCCGGATGGACGCCCGGGACACGGTCCTGATCGACCCGTCCGAAGGGCTGCCGCTCCTCGGGGAGACCGAGTGGCCCTGCGCCGAGACACCGGTCCACCTCGCGCTCCACGGCTACCTGCCCGACTGCGAGACGGTGGTGCACGTGCGGGCGGCGGGCGTCACGACGCCGGCCGCGCTCGCCCGCGGCGCGGGCCACGCCGGCCCTCCCGCGGCTGAGCGCAACCTCCGCTCCGGCCCGGCCGGATCCACGCCGACGATGCTGCCGGCCCTCCCGGCACGGCCCGACCCCGGCCGCACGGCCGACGAGGTGCGGGCCGCCCTCGACGGCACGGCCGCAGGCGCACCGGCCGCTCTCCTCGTGGCGGACACGTGCGTGTTCACCTGGGGGCGCGACCTCGGCGAGGCGCTCGCCGCGCTGGACGGGATCGAGGAACGGAGCCGCTCGCCGCTGCGGCCGGGCGCCGACGCCCCGGACCCGGCCGGGTGGACCAGGTGA
- a CDS encoding cupin translates to MTLLQVMPAEAPGDVRLRSDDQEVIRRELLWIGVRFGRWHAAHRLPADADDAAITRAYRCHIDHVRAESGYRAVEIARLPQGPDGPAPAGHVPSPAGPDQPFCEDCSGEHLHEEDLVRFVVAGSACFFLHVSGAVHAVLCTAGDLLSVPGRTAHWFDAGADPRYTAVRFRQDAGGGGTRSLPNGLAARFPGFDALAASR, encoded by the coding sequence GTGACGCTGCTTCAGGTCATGCCCGCGGAAGCGCCGGGGGACGTGCGGCTGCGCTCCGACGACCAGGAGGTCATCCGCAGGGAACTGCTCTGGATCGGCGTGCGTTTCGGCAGATGGCACGCCGCGCACAGACTTCCCGCCGACGCCGACGACGCCGCCATCACCCGCGCGTACCGCTGCCACATCGACCATGTCCGCGCCGAGAGCGGCTACCGGGCCGTCGAGATCGCCCGTCTGCCGCAGGGACCGGACGGCCCGGCCCCGGCAGGGCACGTTCCCTCCCCGGCGGGTCCGGATCAGCCGTTCTGCGAGGACTGCTCCGGTGAGCACCTCCACGAGGAGGACCTGGTGCGGTTCGTCGTGGCGGGCTCGGCCTGCTTCTTCCTCCATGTCTCCGGTGCGGTGCACGCGGTGCTCTGCACGGCGGGAGACCTGCTGTCCGTACCCGGGCGTACGGCCCACTGGTTCGACGCCGGTGCGGATCCGCGGTACACGGCCGTCCGTTTCCGCCAGGACGCGGGCGGCGGCGGCACGCGGTCCCTGCCGAACGGCCTCGCCGCCCGGTTCCCCGGCTTCGACGCGCTGGCGGCATCACGATGA
- a CDS encoding helix-turn-helix domain-containing protein, with amino-acid sequence MRASRQETGCPPSAGEPASFGQLLRSLRQRRGLSLAQLATRAHFNRGHVSKIENGKRPPSVSFAKACDRALDAGTTFADIALALESASRPQRGWVRPGQLPSAKRNFVGRQEEMRHLDGLLRGAEQALAVPVAVISGLPGVGKTAVAVQWAHHAVNNGHFRDGQLFVNLQGPGPGTAATPSDVLADLLRTLGVPADRIPADLDQRAATFRSYLHGREMLLVLDNAADAQQIYPLLPGSPGCAVVVTSRSRLPGLMSVAEAATLRLTELCQPEAALLIRAIIGDPRADADPAAVDVLAERCGRLPLALVLAGEHIVSRQQRSADALARELKPERARLNLAEGDVVLRDAFATSYRALDEQSARLFRLLGLLPSRLIDADATAATAGVSQDEASRMLRCLDSVHLIHRQDERHYLMHQLLRTYAADLARQMDQEAGHIQALRSTPDGVTTGSAPLSSLVA; translated from the coding sequence ATGCGGGCGTCGCGCCAGGAGACCGGATGCCCACCGAGTGCCGGCGAGCCGGCGTCCTTCGGGCAGCTGCTCCGCTCCCTCCGTCAGCGACGCGGCCTCTCCCTGGCCCAGTTGGCGACCCGCGCGCACTTCAACCGGGGTCATGTCAGCAAGATCGAGAACGGCAAGCGGCCCCCGTCGGTGAGCTTCGCGAAGGCCTGCGACCGCGCGCTCGACGCGGGCACCACCTTCGCCGACATCGCCCTGGCCCTGGAGTCCGCATCCCGGCCGCAGCGGGGCTGGGTACGTCCCGGTCAACTACCGTCGGCCAAGCGCAACTTCGTCGGGCGGCAGGAGGAGATGCGCCATCTCGACGGACTGCTGCGAGGGGCCGAGCAGGCCCTCGCCGTGCCGGTCGCGGTCATCAGCGGGCTGCCGGGCGTCGGCAAGACCGCCGTCGCGGTCCAGTGGGCGCATCACGCCGTCAACAACGGTCACTTCCGCGACGGCCAGCTCTTCGTCAATCTGCAGGGTCCGGGACCGGGAACGGCGGCCACCCCGTCCGACGTCCTGGCGGACCTGCTCCGCACGCTGGGGGTCCCCGCCGACCGGATCCCGGCCGATCTGGACCAGCGGGCCGCGACGTTCCGCTCGTACCTGCACGGCCGCGAGATGCTGCTGGTGCTGGACAACGCCGCGGACGCCCAGCAGATCTACCCGCTGCTGCCCGGCTCCCCCGGGTGTGCGGTGGTCGTGACCAGCCGTTCACGCCTGCCGGGTCTGATGTCCGTGGCCGAGGCGGCCACGCTGCGGCTCACCGAGTTGTGCCAGCCGGAGGCCGCCCTGCTGATCCGGGCGATCATCGGGGACCCGCGGGCCGACGCCGACCCAGCGGCCGTCGACGTGCTGGCGGAACGCTGCGGCCGGCTCCCGCTGGCCCTGGTGCTGGCCGGCGAGCACATCGTGAGCCGTCAGCAGCGCAGCGCCGACGCCCTGGCCCGCGAACTCAAGCCCGAACGCGCCCGGCTGAATCTGGCCGAGGGTGATGTCGTGCTGCGCGACGCCTTCGCCACGTCGTACCGGGCACTGGACGAGCAGAGTGCCCGTCTGTTCCGCCTGCTGGGTCTGCTGCCCAGCCGTCTCATCGACGCCGACGCCACCGCGGCCACCGCGGGGGTCAGTCAGGACGAGGCGTCGCGCATGCTGCGCTGCCTCGACAGCGTGCACCTGATCCACCGCCAGGACGAACGCCACTACCTCATGCACCAGTTGCTGCGGACCTACGCGGCGGACCTGGCACGCCAGATGGACCAGGAGGCCGGGCACATCCAGGCGCTGCGCTCCACCCCGGACGGGGTCACCACGGGTTCGGCACCCCTGTCCTCGCTCGTCGCCTAG
- a CDS encoding TetR/AcrR family transcriptional regulator, translated as MTVGNGTAGRGGKRRGTQHLTPAGMKILETASRLFYEQGIRAVGVEAIAEEAGVTKKTIYDRFGSKEQLIVAYLRARDGLWRSTLVKHVNGHDGPPEQKILATFDALRSWMRERNSRGCAFINAAVELPEDHPGRKVAREQKTWLLTYLEDLAGQARAADPAALAAQVLILHEGACIADSMHSVDQAVDRAAHMAAVLVEKSLAGALARS; from the coding sequence GTGACTGTTGGCAACGGCACCGCAGGCCGAGGCGGCAAGAGGCGCGGGACGCAGCATCTGACCCCTGCGGGCATGAAGATCCTCGAGACCGCGTCTCGGCTCTTCTACGAGCAGGGGATCCGTGCCGTCGGCGTGGAGGCGATCGCCGAGGAGGCGGGCGTCACCAAGAAGACCATCTACGACCGTTTCGGCTCGAAGGAACAGCTCATCGTGGCGTATCTGCGCGCCCGTGACGGGCTGTGGCGCTCCACGCTGGTGAAGCACGTCAACGGACACGACGGACCGCCCGAGCAGAAGATCCTCGCCACCTTCGACGCCCTGCGCTCCTGGATGCGGGAGCGCAACTCGCGCGGGTGCGCCTTCATCAACGCCGCCGTGGAACTGCCGGAGGACCACCCCGGGCGCAAGGTGGCCCGCGAGCAGAAGACCTGGCTCCTCACCTACCTGGAGGACCTCGCGGGGCAGGCGCGCGCCGCCGACCCGGCCGCACTGGCCGCCCAGGTGCTGATCCTCCACGAGGGTGCCTGCATCGCCGACTCCATGCACTCCGTGGACCAGGCCGTCGACCGTGCGGCGCACATGGCCGCCGTCCTGGTCGAGAAGTCCCTCGCCGGGGCGCTCGCCCGTTCGTGA
- a CDS encoding haloacid dehalogenase type II, whose translation MPPDSGVEAVVLDVLGTMVDEPGGLRTALREAVPDAGEEAVERLRTLWQEHVESQQRRIADGSRPYADSEVIDREAAERVADHAGLTDPGAVDRLATAGQRLEPWTDSVAGLARLAERFPLLGLSNASRAALLRLNCHAGLRWHQALSAEEARAYKPAPQVYRLALDVVGRPPAHVLMVAAHAWDLRGAQRLGMRTAYVRRPVGDPPLPSDDFDWRAGSLDELAAVLTSDRGNG comes from the coding sequence ATGCCACCCGACTCCGGCGTCGAGGCGGTCGTCCTCGACGTCCTCGGCACGATGGTCGACGAGCCCGGCGGGCTGCGCACGGCCCTGCGCGAGGCGGTGCCGGACGCCGGCGAGGAGGCGGTCGAGCGGCTGCGCACCCTGTGGCAGGAGCACGTCGAGAGCCAGCAGCGGCGGATCGCCGACGGCAGCCGCCCGTATGCCGACAGCGAGGTGATCGACCGCGAGGCGGCGGAACGCGTCGCCGACCACGCGGGGCTCACCGACCCCGGCGCCGTCGACCGGCTGGCCACCGCCGGTCAGCGGCTGGAGCCCTGGACCGACTCCGTCGCGGGGCTGGCGCGTCTCGCGGAGCGCTTTCCCCTGCTCGGACTCAGCAACGCGAGCCGGGCTGCGCTGCTCCGGCTGAACTGCCACGCGGGACTGCGGTGGCACCAGGCGCTGTCCGCGGAGGAGGCCCGCGCCTACAAACCGGCGCCGCAGGTCTACCGGCTCGCTCTCGACGTCGTGGGACGTCCGCCCGCGCACGTCCTGATGGTCGCCGCCCACGCCTGGGATCTGCGCGGGGCGCAGCGGCTGGGCATGCGCACCGCCTACGTGCGGCGCCCGGTCGGCGATCCCCCGCTGCCCTCCGACGACTTCGACTGGCGCGCCGGGAGCCTCGACGAACTGGCCGCCGTGCTGACGTCGGACCGCGGGAACGGCTGA